In a genomic window of Microbacterium amylolyticum:
- a CDS encoding carbohydrate binding domain-containing protein, producing the protein MEDALSATGRRRRRRGLRGLAIAGALALAAPLIALTTPAEPAQAAAPGPKDTTAVLFSYTWDAIARECTENLGPAGYGFVQTSPPQEHVLGSEWWTYYQPVSYKLESRLGTEAQFQSMIDTCNEAGVGVIVDVVINHMAGKPEGGVGWAGTPFTHYSYEGTYGDQDFHSCRRDIRDYQSRWEVQECNLVGLSDLNTSSGYVQQTIADYLNDLANRGVAGFRIDAVKHISADDMWGIWNRVENRDSLYVMQEVIRANEPVQPEEYLGIGDIHEFSFGRKLKEAFDGRSLNWLIEGAGIGGTWGGFLPHDDAAVFVDNHDTERNGETLSYRDGAAYDLAQIFTLAWNYGSPSIHSGYSFGGDYNVGPITDGSGRVIDPVEGQGNWTFKHAQNDIANMVGFRNTTYGEGITDKWSNGSNAIAFGRGDKGYVAINRGGNLNRTFTTSLPDGEYYNVITAENNGGTWSGQTVTVSGGQFTTTVPGDGAVAIHVDAMVEEPKPSELTVFYSTDAEWDSYYLDYQIGEGTDGAGSATMAAACEGWVSAVVETNGEDVNASFNDGADATDDNSGAGYILSGTLAAVSDGDVSTQDPCLVPGEDIKVFYSTDSGWSSPYAHYKVGSGSWTSAPGEKMEIACYGWAALTIPSKGADVTAAFNNGAGSWDNNGGQDYVLSGQIAAVNAQGQVSHTDPCDAVTNDLTVFYSTDSGWQNWYAHYKVGSGAWTSAPGEEMTIACWGWASLTIPSDGADVTAAFNNGNGNWDNNGGQDYRLTGQVAAVSANGNITHTNPCS; encoded by the coding sequence ATGGAAGACGCTCTTTCCGCAACCGGAAGACGCCGGCGGCGTCGGGGACTCAGGGGTCTCGCCATTGCTGGCGCGCTCGCCTTGGCCGCACCGCTGATTGCCTTGACCACGCCCGCTGAACCAGCGCAAGCTGCAGCGCCGGGGCCGAAGGACACAACCGCGGTGTTGTTCTCGTACACCTGGGATGCAATCGCACGAGAGTGCACCGAGAACCTGGGGCCGGCGGGATACGGATTCGTTCAGACGTCCCCGCCCCAGGAACACGTTCTGGGCTCAGAGTGGTGGACGTACTACCAGCCGGTTTCTTATAAGTTGGAGTCGCGTCTGGGTACTGAGGCGCAGTTCCAGTCGATGATTGACACGTGTAATGAAGCGGGCGTCGGTGTCATCGTCGATGTGGTCATCAACCACATGGCAGGAAAGCCTGAGGGCGGCGTTGGCTGGGCGGGAACTCCCTTTACGCACTATTCTTACGAGGGTACGTACGGTGATCAGGACTTCCACTCCTGCCGTCGCGACATCAGGGACTACCAGAGCCGCTGGGAGGTGCAGGAGTGCAACCTCGTTGGCCTGTCCGACCTGAACACGAGCTCGGGGTACGTTCAGCAGACAATCGCTGACTACCTCAACGACCTCGCGAACCGTGGTGTTGCTGGCTTCAGAATCGATGCAGTCAAGCACATTTCTGCCGATGACATGTGGGGAATTTGGAATCGCGTTGAGAACCGCGATTCGCTTTATGTCATGCAGGAGGTCATTCGCGCAAACGAGCCGGTGCAACCCGAGGAGTATCTCGGGATTGGTGACATCCACGAGTTCTCCTTCGGGCGGAAGCTCAAAGAAGCATTCGATGGGCGTAGCCTCAACTGGCTGATCGAGGGCGCCGGCATCGGCGGTACGTGGGGCGGTTTCCTCCCGCACGATGACGCGGCTGTCTTCGTGGACAATCACGACACTGAGCGCAACGGTGAGACGCTGTCCTACCGTGATGGTGCAGCCTACGACCTCGCTCAGATCTTTACTCTTGCGTGGAACTACGGTTCGCCCTCGATTCACTCGGGATACTCCTTCGGAGGCGACTACAACGTCGGGCCCATTACCGACGGCTCGGGGCGCGTGATCGACCCCGTAGAGGGCCAGGGGAACTGGACCTTCAAGCACGCGCAGAATGACATTGCCAACATGGTCGGCTTCCGCAACACCACGTACGGCGAGGGCATCACGGACAAGTGGTCGAACGGGTCGAATGCGATTGCCTTCGGTCGCGGTGATAAGGGATATGTCGCCATCAACCGTGGCGGCAACCTGAACAGGACATTCACAACGAGCCTCCCCGACGGTGAGTACTACAACGTGATCACTGCGGAGAACAATGGCGGAACCTGGTCCGGTCAGACGGTGACAGTTTCTGGTGGACAGTTCACGACGACGGTCCCGGGCGATGGTGCGGTGGCCATTCACGTGGATGCAATGGTGGAAGAACCCAAGCCGAGCGAATTGACGGTCTTCTACTCGACGGATGCAGAGTGGGACTCGTATTACCTGGACTACCAGATCGGCGAGGGAACTGACGGCGCCGGATCGGCGACGATGGCGGCAGCGTGTGAAGGCTGGGTATCGGCCGTTGTGGAGACGAACGGCGAAGACGTCAACGCGTCCTTCAACGACGGTGCCGACGCAACGGATGACAACTCCGGTGCTGGCTATATACTTTCGGGCACTTTGGCCGCAGTATCGGACGGAGATGTCTCAACGCAGGACCCCTGCCTTGTGCCGGGCGAGGACATCAAGGTGTTCTATTCGACGGATTCGGGTTGGTCGAGCCCGTACGCGCACTACAAGGTGGGTTCGGGCTCGTGGACGAGCGCTCCGGGCGAGAAGATGGAGATTGCCTGCTATGGTTGGGCGGCTCTGACGATCCCGTCGAAGGGTGCTGACGTGACGGCTGCGTTTAACAACGGCGCTGGTTCGTGGGACAACAATGGTGGGCAGGACTATGTCTTGTCTGGTCAGATCGCTGCGGTGAATGCTCAGGGTCAGGTTTCGCACACGGATCCTTGTGACGCGGTGACGAACGATCTGACGGTGTTCTACTCGACAGACTCCGGCTGGCAGAACTGGTACGCCCACTACAAGGTGGGTTCGGGCGCATGGACAAGTGCGCCGGGTGAGGAGATGACGATCGCGTGCTGGGGGTGGGCATCGCTCACCATTCCATCGGATGGGGCGGACGTCACTGCTGCGTTTAACAACGGTAACGGAAACTGGGACAACAATGGGGGGCAGGACTACCGATTGACCGGTCAGGTTGCTGCTGTTTCTGCGAACGGAAACATCACACACACGAACCCGTGTAGCTGA
- a CDS encoding class C sortase: protein MATSALLPDDSAPGQHQPAARSAWRMPWMSALSVLLVLAGVCLFLYPHIASWFSLREQLRVIDLQLNNWQDLGEHEERVRQHDLDQARAYNDALVSGAMLNANANVPARSAGADDADLDYLGLLNRSGSGLMARLKFDRLGIDLPVYHGTSDETLLKGVGHLQGTSLPVGGEGYRSVLTAHRGLASATMFDNLVDARIGDTFVVEVLHEVLTYRIVETQVVEPDETEAIFSIPGRDLVTLVTCTPLGVNTHRVLVTGERVAPTPHEDLIAGGQPSGTLGFPWWGIVLGGSVAASGVFVWRSGVPRDV from the coding sequence ATGGCAACATCAGCCCTTTTGCCTGACGACTCTGCGCCGGGGCAACATCAGCCCGCGGCGCGTTCAGCGTGGCGTATGCCATGGATGAGTGCGCTCTCGGTGCTTCTCGTGCTCGCAGGTGTGTGCCTGTTTCTGTATCCGCACATAGCGTCGTGGTTCAGCCTGCGTGAACAACTGCGAGTGATTGATCTCCAGCTCAACAACTGGCAGGACCTTGGTGAGCACGAGGAGCGTGTTCGTCAGCACGACCTTGACCAAGCTCGTGCGTACAACGACGCCCTGGTGTCGGGCGCGATGTTGAATGCGAACGCCAACGTTCCCGCCCGTAGCGCGGGAGCCGACGACGCAGACCTCGACTACTTGGGGCTCTTGAACCGGTCGGGTAGCGGACTGATGGCACGTTTGAAGTTCGATCGGCTGGGGATCGACTTGCCCGTTTACCACGGAACGTCAGACGAGACACTCCTCAAGGGTGTCGGGCATTTGCAGGGTACCTCGCTACCGGTCGGTGGCGAAGGTTACCGATCGGTGCTCACGGCGCACCGTGGGTTGGCCTCGGCAACCATGTTCGACAATCTCGTCGACGCGCGGATCGGGGATACGTTTGTTGTCGAGGTTCTGCATGAAGTTTTGACCTATCGAATCGTTGAGACGCAGGTTGTTGAACCAGACGAGACCGAGGCGATCTTTTCCATTCCCGGACGTGACCTGGTCACGCTGGTGACGTGTACGCCGTTGGGCGTCAACACCCACCGCGTGCTGGTAACCGGGGAGCGTGTGGCACCGACGCCGCATGAGGATCTGATCGCGGGTGGGCAGCCGTCGGGAACGCTGGGTTTTCCGTGGTGGGGAATCGTGCTCGGCGGAAGTGTTGCAGCCAGCGGAGTGTTCGTGTGGCGCAGCGGTGTTCCTCGCGACGTGTGA
- a CDS encoding SpaH/EbpB family LPXTG-anchored major pilin, translating to MTKTSFTKRGLATLGVAGLLVAGSSSLASADVGPDQPGAPEQGTLTIHKYAGEPVAGASNDGTPITGSELDGRELLGGVTFEIQRVGVIDGGVCVELDLTDPDAWESVPTSGVPAFGAADGDLCAFGAPVSATTSDVEGPDFGTVQTTLDVGLYYVEETDPGSNPVVEGAAPFYVTIPMPTVTDDPTEYDWNYDVHVYPKNQLFDAPEKTITERPDDLTVGSNVTWNLSATVPTLNDTAFTEASITDTLNDRLAYVSSVVTVDGVVVYSDVDGVDVDVPGIVTRSGESVWTFTDPEGLAFLDGNQGAELLVELVTEVTGGEGEISNGGDGIDNPASFSFNETSVPTPLAYTYWGQLQITKVDESDNARTLAGAEFAIYELADGATECPAEPAGDAVSTGVSGADGVVLWTQADGSEVSPVNLWVANSNTELTDPAKDYCVYETQAPAGYTATGPELVEIVAGGLTSASDLVWENPQREGPPLPLTGAGGTVAMTFGGLLLVGLGMASVMLTMKRRRQATV from the coding sequence ATGACAAAAACGAGTTTCACGAAGCGGGGGCTCGCCACTCTTGGCGTCGCTGGCCTCCTCGTCGCAGGATCGAGTTCACTCGCGAGCGCCGATGTCGGACCTGACCAGCCGGGTGCTCCCGAGCAGGGAACACTCACCATCCACAAGTACGCCGGCGAACCTGTTGCGGGCGCAAGCAACGACGGCACCCCCATTACGGGAAGCGAGTTGGACGGTCGCGAGTTGCTGGGAGGCGTCACGTTCGAAATCCAGCGCGTCGGTGTTATCGACGGCGGCGTGTGCGTCGAACTCGACCTCACCGATCCCGATGCGTGGGAATCTGTTCCCACCTCCGGAGTTCCGGCTTTCGGCGCAGCTGACGGCGACCTTTGCGCCTTCGGCGCACCCGTGTCTGCCACGACGAGCGACGTCGAGGGTCCTGATTTCGGAACTGTCCAAACCACGCTCGATGTTGGCTTGTACTACGTCGAAGAGACCGATCCAGGTAGCAACCCGGTCGTCGAGGGCGCAGCACCGTTCTACGTGACGATTCCGATGCCGACGGTGACGGATGACCCGACCGAGTACGACTGGAACTATGACGTCCACGTCTACCCCAAGAACCAGCTGTTCGACGCACCGGAAAAGACCATTACAGAGCGTCCTGACGACCTGACGGTCGGCTCCAACGTGACGTGGAACCTGAGCGCCACAGTGCCGACACTGAACGACACGGCCTTCACCGAGGCCTCCATCACCGATACGTTGAATGATCGACTCGCCTATGTCTCGTCGGTCGTGACGGTCGATGGCGTTGTCGTGTACTCCGACGTCGATGGCGTTGACGTCGATGTTCCGGGCATTGTCACGCGCTCCGGAGAATCGGTATGGACCTTTACCGACCCGGAGGGACTCGCGTTCCTTGACGGAAATCAGGGCGCTGAGCTGCTCGTTGAGCTCGTCACAGAGGTGACGGGTGGCGAAGGCGAGATCAGCAACGGTGGCGATGGCATCGACAACCCGGCTTCCTTCTCGTTCAACGAGACTTCGGTTCCCACTCCGTTGGCGTACACCTACTGGGGACAGTTGCAGATTACGAAGGTTGACGAGTCGGACAACGCTCGAACGCTTGCGGGCGCGGAGTTCGCTATCTACGAGCTCGCTGACGGCGCGACGGAATGCCCCGCGGAGCCTGCAGGCGATGCGGTTTCGACGGGCGTTTCTGGCGCGGACGGCGTCGTGTTGTGGACGCAGGCTGACGGCTCGGAGGTCTCTCCTGTCAACCTGTGGGTGGCAAACTCGAACACTGAGCTGACGGACCCGGCAAAGGACTACTGCGTTTACGAGACGCAGGCTCCTGCTGGATACACCGCAACGGGGCCTGAACTCGTTGAGATCGTTGCCGGCGGACTGACCTCGGCGAGCGACCTTGTGTGGGAGAACCCGCAGCGAGAGGGCCCTCCGCTTCCGCTGACGGGAGCTGGCGGTACGGTCGCCATGACGTTCGGCGGTCTGTTGCTGGTCGGGCTGGGAATGGCGAGCGTGATGCTGACGATGAAGCGTCGTCGTCAGGCCACAGTCTAA